A genome region from Arachis duranensis cultivar V14167 chromosome 6, aradu.V14167.gnm2.J7QH, whole genome shotgun sequence includes the following:
- the LOC107491870 gene encoding uncharacterized protein LOC107491870 isoform X2, whose product MASLIPGVLLKLLQSMNSNVKVGGEHRSFLLQDDNELILNNQLQLGQFFYVDRIEAGTPVPILVGVRPVPGRHSFEGKPKDLMQMLEVSERPAHPDNIRVNAPKSLDLDAKENPSSKHKIIIKEEKAGVASRYMQGVLNPNSKVNVPDNNNNNNVESKGNYLETSTDGKKVGSAKGKQQETKGQLLSRTPTQLEELSPRHDVAESNTQENATAPSKRTSTRCNFIKQENMNTNLFPRNKHKTNNIEAIPWSSLPAKLFRPGKGILRRKHLASQVVVEAQKEASAAATLIKCLSTFANICSSAAAENPHIIMNKFFALQQLVDQPNGTTKSKDKSLQLYKNPPPAEKDDKPGKKTDLAYGKSTSKSSKPLIELTASEKQEWAKGDSMKEINDLREVLLNETRSWFLKYLEKTLDAGFSMATDPQAKGKESKYITGKQMELANHIALTLSHLKHANEWLDKLRSSLSSESDALVETVDRLKQKVYSCLLVHVDSAALALENRA is encoded by the exons aTGGCATCCCTCATACCGGGAGTACTTCTCAAACTTCTCCAAAGTATGAATTCCAACGTAAAAGTTGGCGGCGAACACCGCTCCTTCCTTCTGCAG GACGACAATGAGCTTATCTTGAACAATCAGTTGCAGCTTGGACAATTCTTTTATGTGGATAGAATTGAAGCCGGTACTCCGGTCCCCATTCTTGTCGGGGTTAGACCAGTTCCAGGCCGGCACAGTTTCGAAGGCAAACCCAAGGATTTGATGCAGATGTTAGAAGTGTCAGAGCGTCCAGCGCATCCTGATAACATTAGAGTTAATGCCCCCAAATCCCTGGACTTAGATGCCAAAGAGAATCCAAGTTCAAAGCACAAGATAAtaattaaagaggaaaaagCTGGTGTTGCATCCAGGTACATGCAGGGGGTACTAAATCCAAACTCAAAGGTGAATGTCCcagataacaataacaataataatgtcgAAAGCAAAGGAAATTATTTAGAGACTAGTACAGATGGTAAGAAGGTTGGATCCGCAAAAGGAAAGCAACAAGAGACTAAAGGTCAG TTACTGTCAAGGACTCCAACTCAACTTGAAGAACTTTCACCAAGGCATGATGTTGCTGAATCTAACACTCAGGAGAATGCTACAGCACCTTCCAAGCGCACTTCTACCAGATGCAATTTTATTAAACAGGAAAATATGAACACGAATCTTTTTCCcagaaataaacataaaactaATAACATTGAGGCTATTCCATGGTCCTCTTTGCCAGCCAAACTGTTTAGGCCTGGAAAG GGAATTCTTAGAAGGAAACACCTGGCCTCTCAGGTTGTAGTGGAAGCTCAAAAAGAAGCATCTGCAGCAGCAACGTTAATCAAGTGTCTAAG TACTTTTGCCAATATCTGCTCTTCTGCAGCAGCAGAGAACCCCCACATCATAATGAACAAGTTCTTTGCTCTCCAGCAGCTCGTGGACCAGCCGAACGGCACAACTAAGTCGAAAGATAAATCACTTCAGCTGTATAAAAATCCACCTCCTGCAGAAAAGGACGACAAACCTGGAAAAAAGACAGATTTAGCATATGGTAAAAGCACATCAAAGTCTTCAAAACCCTTAATCGAATTAACAGCTAGTGAGAAACAAGAATGGGCCAAAGGGGATAGCATGAAAGAGATAAATGATCTGAGAGAGGTGTTgttgaatgaaacaagatcatGGTTTCTGAAGTACTTGGAAAAGACATTGGACGCCGGGTTCTCTATGGCCACCGATCCCCAGGCGAAGGGCAAGGAGAGCAAGTATATTACAGGGAAGCAGATGGAGTTGGCCAACCATATAGCTCTCACATTATCCCATCTTAAGCATGCAAACGAATGGCTGGACAAACTTAGAAGCAGTTTAAGCTCAGAGAGCGATGCGTTGGTGGAGACTGTTGACAGGTTGAAACAGAAAGTTTATTCTTGTTTGCTTGTACATGTTGACTCTGCTGCACTGGCTTTGGAGAACCGAGCATGA
- the LOC107491870 gene encoding uncharacterized protein LOC107491870 isoform X1: MASLIPGVLLKLLQSMNSNVKVGGEHRSFLLQVISIVPALSGSELWPNQGFFIKVSDSSHSTYVSLSKDDNELILNNQLQLGQFFYVDRIEAGTPVPILVGVRPVPGRHSFEGKPKDLMQMLEVSERPAHPDNIRVNAPKSLDLDAKENPSSKHKIIIKEEKAGVASRYMQGVLNPNSKVNVPDNNNNNNVESKGNYLETSTDGKKVGSAKGKQQETKGQLLSRTPTQLEELSPRHDVAESNTQENATAPSKRTSTRCNFIKQENMNTNLFPRNKHKTNNIEAIPWSSLPAKLFRPGKGILRRKHLASQVVVEAQKEASAAATLIKCLSTFANICSSAAAENPHIIMNKFFALQQLVDQPNGTTKSKDKSLQLYKNPPPAEKDDKPGKKTDLAYGKSTSKSSKPLIELTASEKQEWAKGDSMKEINDLREVLLNETRSWFLKYLEKTLDAGFSMATDPQAKGKESKYITGKQMELANHIALTLSHLKHANEWLDKLRSSLSSESDALVETVDRLKQKVYSCLLVHVDSAALALENRA, encoded by the exons aTGGCATCCCTCATACCGGGAGTACTTCTCAAACTTCTCCAAAGTATGAATTCCAACGTAAAAGTTGGCGGCGAACACCGCTCCTTCCTTCTGCAGGTGATCAGCATTGTCCCTGCCTTATCAGGCTCGGAATTGTGGCCAAACCAAGGTTTCTTCATAAAAGTATCTGACTCTTCTCATTCTACCTACGTTTCTCTCTCAAAGGACGACAATGAGCTTATCTTGAACAATCAGTTGCAGCTTGGACAATTCTTTTATGTGGATAGAATTGAAGCCGGTACTCCGGTCCCCATTCTTGTCGGGGTTAGACCAGTTCCAGGCCGGCACAGTTTCGAAGGCAAACCCAAGGATTTGATGCAGATGTTAGAAGTGTCAGAGCGTCCAGCGCATCCTGATAACATTAGAGTTAATGCCCCCAAATCCCTGGACTTAGATGCCAAAGAGAATCCAAGTTCAAAGCACAAGATAAtaattaaagaggaaaaagCTGGTGTTGCATCCAGGTACATGCAGGGGGTACTAAATCCAAACTCAAAGGTGAATGTCCcagataacaataacaataataatgtcgAAAGCAAAGGAAATTATTTAGAGACTAGTACAGATGGTAAGAAGGTTGGATCCGCAAAAGGAAAGCAACAAGAGACTAAAGGTCAG TTACTGTCAAGGACTCCAACTCAACTTGAAGAACTTTCACCAAGGCATGATGTTGCTGAATCTAACACTCAGGAGAATGCTACAGCACCTTCCAAGCGCACTTCTACCAGATGCAATTTTATTAAACAGGAAAATATGAACACGAATCTTTTTCCcagaaataaacataaaactaATAACATTGAGGCTATTCCATGGTCCTCTTTGCCAGCCAAACTGTTTAGGCCTGGAAAG GGAATTCTTAGAAGGAAACACCTGGCCTCTCAGGTTGTAGTGGAAGCTCAAAAAGAAGCATCTGCAGCAGCAACGTTAATCAAGTGTCTAAG TACTTTTGCCAATATCTGCTCTTCTGCAGCAGCAGAGAACCCCCACATCATAATGAACAAGTTCTTTGCTCTCCAGCAGCTCGTGGACCAGCCGAACGGCACAACTAAGTCGAAAGATAAATCACTTCAGCTGTATAAAAATCCACCTCCTGCAGAAAAGGACGACAAACCTGGAAAAAAGACAGATTTAGCATATGGTAAAAGCACATCAAAGTCTTCAAAACCCTTAATCGAATTAACAGCTAGTGAGAAACAAGAATGGGCCAAAGGGGATAGCATGAAAGAGATAAATGATCTGAGAGAGGTGTTgttgaatgaaacaagatcatGGTTTCTGAAGTACTTGGAAAAGACATTGGACGCCGGGTTCTCTATGGCCACCGATCCCCAGGCGAAGGGCAAGGAGAGCAAGTATATTACAGGGAAGCAGATGGAGTTGGCCAACCATATAGCTCTCACATTATCCCATCTTAAGCATGCAAACGAATGGCTGGACAAACTTAGAAGCAGTTTAAGCTCAGAGAGCGATGCGTTGGTGGAGACTGTTGACAGGTTGAAACAGAAAGTTTATTCTTGTTTGCTTGTACATGTTGACTCTGCTGCACTGGCTTTGGAGAACCGAGCATGA
- the LOC107491871 gene encoding LOW QUALITY PROTEIN: uncharacterized protein LOC107491871 (The sequence of the model RefSeq protein was modified relative to this genomic sequence to represent the inferred CDS: deleted 2 bases in 1 codon) — protein sequence MKNEKSPMYRRGRGWSPSTPLPSNPSQPARVAACGASEQEGRKTCSSVDDDKNMKMPQPHSHDPFDICPRPSPAATVVLKPSLLVTNRERRKQGGGPSPPQVVRPGMILLKSYISLSDQVSIVKICRELGMGSGGFYQPGYGDVDGEGTKLHLKMMCLGRHWDPLSSQYTDYRPSDGDKPPQIPPDFHRLVRDAIAQAQAQTLPPITPDICIVNFYSQSGRLGLHQVGQDKDESQESLRQGLPVVSFSIGDSADFLYGDSRDVDKAQKLELHSGDVLIFGGKSRNVFHGVSAIHQNTAPNPLLQQTNLRPGRLNLTFRQF from the exons atgaagaatgaaaagTCCCCAATGTACCGCAGAGGCCGTGGTTGGTCTCCCAGTACGCCATTGCCATCCAATCCTTCCCAACCGGCAAGG GTTGCTGCATGTGGCGCCAGCGAGCAGGAGGGAAGAAAAACATGCTCTTCAGTGGATGATGATAAGAATATGAAGATGCCTCAGCCTCACTCACATGATCCTTTCGATATTTGCCCCCGCCCCTCTCCTGCAGCAACTGTTGTTTTGAAACCATCACTGCTGGTAACTAACCGAGAAAGACGCAAACAAGGAGGAGGTCCTTCTCCTCCTCAAGTGGTAAGGCCCGGCATGATCCTTTTGAAGTCCTATATCTCACTGTCCGATCAGGTGAGTATAGTCAAGATATGCAGGGAGTTAGGGATGGGCTCTGGAGGGTTCTACCAGCCTGGCTATGGAGATGTGGATGGGGAAGGGACTAAGCTCCATTTAAAAATGATGTGCCTCGGCAGACACTGGGACCCACTCTCCAGTCAGTACACAGACTACCGCCCTTCCGATGGAGATAAACCTCCCCAAATTCCCCCCGACTTCCATCGCTTGGTTCGTGACGCAATCGCCCAAGCCCAAGCCCAGACACTTCCTCCCATCACACCCGACATTTGCATTGTGAATTTTTACTCCCAAAGCGGCCGCCTCGGTCTTCACCAGGTAGGT CAGGACAAGGATGAAAGCCAAGAGAGTCTCCGACAAGGCCTGCCAGTGGTATCCTTCTCAATTGGAGACTCTGCAGACTTTCTGTATGGCGACAGCAGGGACGTGGACAAGGCACAAAAGCTTGAGCTCCATTCAGGGgatgttttaatttttggtgGCAAGTCTAGAAATGTATTTCATGGCGTCTCTGCTATTCATCAAAATACTGCCCCCAACCCCTTGCTTCAACAAACTAATCTACGCCCCGGTCGATTGAATCTTACTTTTAGACAGTTTTAG
- the LOC107491872 gene encoding potassium transporter 5 has product MSVEADRMGIEEETETVATAVETNNKLKDRKVSWAKLRRVDSLNLEAGRVSLSDSHGSKLSWRTTLSLAFQSIGIVYGDIGTSPLYVFESTFTDGIKNNDDILGVLSLIIYTIVLIPMLKYVFIVLWANDNGNGGAFALYSLICRHLKVSLVPNQQPEDRELSNYKLDTPSNKLKRAQRLKQMLENSHTARILLLLATITGTSMVIGDGILTPSISVLSAVSGISTSLGQEAVVGITIVILIGLFSMQRFGTDKVGFTFAPIIFVWFAFIGGIGLYNLFKYDIGVLRAFNPKYIVDYFKRNGKKGWLSLGGVFLCITGSEAMFADLGHFNVRAIQMSFSFITCPAILAAYIGQAAFLRKFPGKVQNTFYASLPHSIYWPTFVVAVGAAIIASQAMISGAFSIISQALSLGCFPRVKVVHTSIKHQGQVYIPEINYMFMIACIIVCAAFKTTEKISHAYGIAVIGDMMITTTLVSLIMLVIWKKSIWQVAIFFLVFGCTEALYFSSQITKFTGGGFLPIASALFITTLMGIWHYVHKERYMFELRNKVSSEYIRELAVNPDISRVPGMGLLYSELVQGIPPIFPHLIASVSSIHSILVFVSIKAIPVSRVALEERFLFRHVEPREYRMFRCVVRHGYKDGLEDPMEFESQLIQNLKAFIQQESFMLTEGADVAESSDQMALKEAEAQVLQEGTKVRSANSSSRIIPNNNNQGIVSRASSDPIVHVAPNKSSTFSDPPIQGAEDEVKFIDKAMEKGVVYMLGEAEVVAQPNSSFLNKIVVNYAYSFLRKNFRQGDKLMAIPRKRLLKIGMTYEI; this is encoded by the exons ATGTCAGTGGAAGCAGATCGGATGGGCATAGAGGAAGAGACGGAGACGGTGGCCACCGCCGTGGAAACCAACAATAAGCTCAAAGACCGAAAGGTGTCTTGGGCTAAGCTCCGCCGCGTAGATTCTCTCAACTTAGAAGCTGGAAGAGTTTCTCTTAGCGACAGCCATGGCTCTAAG TTGAGTTGGAGAACAACCTTGAGTTTGGCATTTCAAAGTATAGGAATTGTTTACGGCGATATTGGAACATCTCCTCTGTATGTGTTTGAGAGTACTTTTACTGatggaataaaaaataatgatgatATTCTTGGTGTGTTATCCCTCATCATCTACACCATTGTGCTCATTCCTATGCTTAAATACGTCTTCATTGTGTTATGGGCTAATGACAACGGCAACG GTGGAGCATTTGCATTGTATTCGCTGATATGCAGACACTTAAAGGTTAGTTTGGTTCCAAATCAACAACCAGAAGACAGAGAACTTTCTAACTATAAACTGGACACACCCTCTAACAAGTTAAAACGAGCCCAAAGACTGAAGCAGATGCTTGAGAACAGTCACACTGCTCGTATTCTTCTTTTGCTTGCAACCATAACAGGAACTTCCATGGTCATAGGAGACGGGATTCTTACTCCTTCAATTTCAG TCCTTTCTGCCGTAAGTGGAATCAGTACATCACTGGGTCAAG AAGCTGTAGTGGGGATCACTATAGTGATCTTAATTGGCCTATTTTCGATGCAACGATTCGGTACGGATAAAGTGGGTTTCACGTTCGCACCAATTATCTTTGTGTGGTTTGCATTCATTGGTGGGATCGGTCTCTACAATTTGTTCAAATATGACATTGGAGTGTTACGGGCttttaatccaaaatatatAGTCGATTACTTCAAACGCAACGGTAAAAAAGGATGGTTATCACTTGGTGGAGTATTTTTATGTATAACAG GATCTGAAGCTATGTTTGCAGACTTGGGTCATTTTAATGTACGAGCAATCCAa ATGAGCTTCTCTTTCATTACATGTCCTGCAATATTGGCTGCATATATTGGACAAGCAGCATTTCTACGGAAGTTCCCTGGAAAAGTACAGAATACTTTCTACGCAAGTCTACCAC ACTCCATATATTGGCCAACATTTGTGGTAGCTGTTGGTGCTGCAATCATAGCAAGCCAAGCAATGATTTCAGGAGCATTTTCCATTATATCGCAGGCTCTAAGTCTAGGTTGTTTCCCACGAGTTAAGGTCGTGCATACTTCCATTAAGCACCAGGGTCAAGTGTATATTCCAGAGATCAACTATATGTTCATGATTGCATGCATTATTGTTTGTGCTGCCTTCAAGACTACAGAAAAGATTAGTCACGCATACG GGATTGCCGTTATCGGGGATATGATGATCACAACAACTTTGGTTTCGTTGATAATGTTGGTTATATGGAAGAAGAGCATATGGCAAGTTgctatcttcttcttggtaTTCGGTTGCACAGAAGCTTTGTATTTCTCATCTCAGATAACCAAATTCACGGGTGGAGGTTTTCTTCCAATTGCTTCTGCTTTGTTCATAACAACATTAATGGGAATCTGGCATTACGTGCACAAAGAGAGATACATGTTTGAACTCAGAAACAAGGTTTCCAGTGAGTACATAAGAGAATTGGCCGTCAACCCAGACATAAGCCGAGTTCCGGGAATGGGGCTTCTCTACTCTGAGCTTGTTCAAGGGATTCCTCCGATATTCCCTCATCTCATTGCCAGTGTGTCATCCATCCATTCAATCCTTGTCTTCGTTTCGATCAAGGCCATCCCTGTCAGCCGAGTTGCTTTGGAGGAGAGGTTCTTATTTCGCCATGTCGAGCCTAGAGAGTACCGAATGTTCCGGTGTGTGGTGAGGCACGGTTACAAGGATGgacttgaagatcctatggagtttGAATCCCAATTAATACAAAATCTTAAGGCCTTCATTCAACAAGAAAGTTTTATGCTTACTGAGGGGGCTGATGTAGCAGAAAGTAGTGATCAGATGGCACTCAAGGAAGCAGAAGCACAAGTATTGCAGGAAGGAACTAAAGTAAGGTCTGCTAATTCTTCCAGCAGAATAATTCCAAACAATAATAACCAAGGCATTGTGTCTCGTGCCTCCTCGGATCCCATCGTTCATGTGGCACCTAACAAGTCGTCCACTTTCTCTGATCCGCCCATCCAGGGTGCTGAAGATGAGGTCAAGTTCATAGACAAGGCAATGGAAAAGGGTGTGGTGTATATGTTAGGCGAAGCAGAGGTGGTGGCTCAACCAAATTCATCTTTTCTCAATAAAATAGTTGTCAACTATGCTTACAGCTTCTTGAGAAAGAACTTCCGCCAAGGAGACAAGTTGATGGCAATTCCTCGCAAGAGACTTCTCAAGATTGGAATGACATACGAAATATAA